From a region of the Sminthopsis crassicaudata isolate SCR6 chromosome 6, ASM4859323v1, whole genome shotgun sequence genome:
- the LOC141545972 gene encoding alcohol dehydrogenase 1-like produces the protein MNQAKFPTETAGKVITCRAAIAWTSNAPLSIEEVEVDPPKTGEVRIKVISSGICGTDNHILDGTFKTPLPAILGHEGAGIVESIGEDVNSVKPGDKVLLIALPQCRKCDSCLHAKGNCCLKEDIFSPVGLMLDGTTRFTCRGRKVHNAFGTSTFTEYTVMHEISVVKIDDDAPMENVCILACGFPTGYGAAVNTGQVTPGSTCVVFGLGGVGSAVVLGCKAAGASRIIGIDINEGKFEKAKAFGVTDCLNPRNFKKPIQQVVMEMTEYGADFTFEAIGTIDTMVAALESCNMSYGVCVIIGVAPAKSQLSFDPMKLLSGRTLKGSLIGEYKIRDNIPLLVDDYMKKKIDVDSLITHKLPFVKINEGFELLQSGKCIRCILLF, from the exons ATGAATCAAGCCAAATTTCCTACAGAAACCGCTGGCAAG GTTATCACATGCAGGGCAGCCATTGCCTGGACAAGTAATGCTCCCTTATCTATTGAGGAAGTGGAAGTTGATCCTCCAAAGACTGGAGAGGTTCGAATTAAG GTTATATCTTCAGGGATTTGTGGTACAGATAATCACATACTAGATGGAACATTCAAAACGCCTTTACCTGCAATTTTGGGACACGAAGGAGCTGGGATAGTAGAAAGCATTGGAGAAGATGTGAACAGTGTGAAACCAG GAGATAAAGTCTTATTAATTGCTTTGCCTCAGTGCAGAAAATGTGACTCCTGCTTACATGCCAAGGGCAATTGTTGCCTGAAGGAAGA TATCTTTTCTCCAGTTGGACTGATGCTTGATGGTACCACCAGATTTACATGCAGAGGGAGGAAAGTGCATAATGCTTTTGGAACAAGCACATTCACTGAATACACCGTGATGCATGAGATTTCAGTAGTAAAAATTGATGATGATGCACCCATGGAGAATGTCTGTATATTAGCCTGTGGATTTCCCACAGGCTATGGAGCTGCTGTTAATACTGGACAG GTGACTCCTGGTTCTACCTGTGTTGTCTTTGGGCTTGGAGGTGTCGGCTCTGCAGTTGTTCTTGGGTGCAAAGCAGCTGGTGCTTCCAGGATCATTGGCATTGACATCAATGAAGGGAAATTTGAGAAGGCAAAAGCTTTTGGGGTCACTGATTGCCTTAATCCCCGAAACTTCAAGAAGCCCATCCAGCAGGTGGTgatggaaatgactgaatatgGTGCTGACTTTACCTTTGAGGCTATTGGGACTATCGACACTATG GTTGCTGCTCTGGAATCCTGCAACATGAGCTATGGGGTCTGTGTAATTATTGGAGTAGCACCAGCAAAATCCCAACTCTCTTTTGACCCAATGAAGCTACTGTCTGGCCGGACTTTGAAAGGGAGCTTGATAGGAG agTATAAAATCAGAGATAATATTCCTTTATTAGTAGAtgattatatgaaaaagaaaattgatgtgGACTCACTGATAACCCATAAACTACCTTTTGTCAAAATCAATGAAGGGTTTGAACTCCTCCAATCAGGAAAATG